From the genome of Rickettsiales bacterium:
TGAGCACGCTGGCCTTCTCGCATATTCCAAAGGAAAAAAGCAACAAGGCTTCCGCCATTTTCGCCATGGCGCGCAATCTTGGCGGCAGCGTAGGCATTGCTGCGCTGACAAGCTTCGTTGCACGCACAGGCCAACGGCACCAGACCTTTCTCGCGAGCCATCTCTCACCTGCAGAACCCGGTTACAATATCGCCCTGCATCGCTTCACGCAGAACGCCATCGCGCATGGCTATTCCGCGACATCCGCGGCCAGCCAGGCCACCGGAAAAATCTATCAGCAGCTGCTGCATCAGTCGAATATCCTGTCCTTCAGTGAAGCATTCGGAGTGGTAGGGCTTGTCATGGGAGCACTAGCGCTGATAGCATTATTCATGCCTTATAACGACCCACACCATAAAGCCGCTCCCGGCGCAGCGCATTAATGGAGAACCGCAACATGCAACATCCGATTCGCAAAAAACGCTCTCTCTCGTTGCTGGCAACCAGCGCGCTCGCGCTCTGCCTGGCGCTTCCCGGCTGCAAGGTCGGCCCGGATTATCATAAACCCAATGACCCGCTGCCCATCGGTTGGAAACAACAGCTGGGCGACAGCAAGCCTGCAGCTGAACACAAGCAGGAACCGACACTGGACAAGCAGGCACTTGCACAGCTGCAATGGTGGAAGAAGTTCAATGACCCCGTGCTGGACGGCCTGATCGAAAAAGGGCTGCAGCAGAATCTGGATCTTCAAATCGCTAAAGCACGTATACAGGAAGCACGTGCCGCGCTGCGTTCCGCCAAGTCGGACCTCTTGCCCTCGGTGGATGCGATGGCAAGCGGCATGCGCGAAGGCAACCAGATCGCTTTCGGCAAAACCTCTTTCCCCAAACCGTTCAACATATTCCAGACCGGGTTTGACGCAAGCTGGGAGCTGGATCTGTTCGGCAAGAGCCGCCGCGCTATTGAATCCGCTTTTGCATTGTTCGGCGCCGAACATGCTTACAATGACGAAGTGCGCGTGAGCACACTGGCCGAGATTGCACGCACCTATATGGATATACGCCGTTATCAGGCGCAGGTTGCCATCGCTCAGCAGAGCGTGAAGGCACAGGAAGAAACGCTAAAAATCCAGAAAGACCTGTATGCAGCAGGCAGCATTCCGGAAACCGGCGTTATCCCGGCGCAGGCACGCCTGATGCAGCAACAATTCCAAGTGCTGTATTATCAGAACCTGCTGACCACGAGCGAATACGCGATGGACCTGTTGCTTGCTGAACAGCCCGGCACCGCGCATGGATTGGTAGCAGAAGTAAAACCGATTCCTGTGGCTGATAAAAACATCGTGCTGGCCGCACCAGCGGAAGTGATCGCCAACCGCCCTGACGTGCGCGAGGCAGAACGCAAATTCGCTTCCAGCGTCGCAGAAATCGGCGTAGCAAAGGCTCAGCTCTTTCCGAATATATCCATCTCGGGTTTCTTCGGTTTCTTAAGCACGACAACGGATAAACTTGTAAGTGCTCCCAACAAATCCTGGAATGTAGGTGGCAATCTCTTATGGCCGGTATTCAATTACGGCCATGTCGTCACCGGTATTGAAACCGCTAAGGCACAGAAGAACGAAGCGCTCGCAACCTATAAAAAATCCGTCATCGCCGCGCTGGTGGATGTGGAAAGCACGCTCTCGGCCTACACTAAGCAGGAAGCTAGCCGCGAGTATATGGACGGGATTGTGAAGCAGGATGCTCATGCGGCCGATATTGCGCAGGCAAAATACAAAGACGGCGTGACCTCCATGGCCGAGCCGCTGGAAGCGCAGCAGACCCTCTACAGTGCACAAAGCCAGCTCGCAGACGCAACGGCCAATAGCGCGCAGGATTTTATCGCTGTGTATAAGAGCCTGGGCGGCGGCTGGCAGGAACCGCCGAAAGAGCCTGCCAAACCGCAGGAATCTACTCAAAAACAGGAAAAACAGCCTGAAACTCTAAAAACGCCGGCTCCAGCACCGAAAAAATGACTTTTCGCCCGCAATATTCATAAAACTGTAACAAATCCATGTTATAGTTTTTGAAAAGAATCGAGTATTCCGCGGAGAATAGTTATGGCTTCTGCCCCTACCCAGACACCGCCTACAGTCAGCAGTGAAGAGCTTCAGAAAATGGTAGGCTTTTCCGATGAGGAAATGCAAGGGTTGTCATTCGACCAGAAATTGAAGCTACACGAAGTAAAAATGCAGCTGGAAGCCAAACTGCAGGCAGATGCCATGCAGCAGAAGCAGGCCGATGCTGAAGTCGCTAAAAAGATTCAGGATGAATTGAAAGCGCAAGAAGAAAAAGCCAAAACAGAAGCGGACAGGAAAGTTGCCGAGGAAAACAAAGCCAGAACAGATGGTTTAGTCCAGACAATCACAGACCTCAATCCGCAGCAAATTAAAAAGATTGCAGATCCCAATGTAAGAAGGGGTATCGTTGAGTTGCAGACAGCGCTTAAAGCCGGAAAGAGCGAGGCCAAGGATTTTGTAGCTGCTTTCGTGGAACATCCACAATACAAAAGCAGCGTAGAGGCCTTAAAATGGGATGAAGCAGCTATTACAAAAACATTTGTTGCCGATGATGCATTCGAGAAGGCACTGAATGTAATAGGTGAAAAAACAACATCACGTATGTTCTCAAACAAACCGCGCGGCCAGGCCATCGGGGAAACAATGACTGCTATTGAAGACATAGCAAGGGTTTCAGGCAATATGAACTCCCCTCTCTTCAAGCTGGCAGCCCATTACCGCAATACGAGCCGGATCGCCAAAACCATTGGCGCCATCAGCGGCAGAAATCTGGATATTGACGACATGATCGCACAGGTCTTAAGTCCTGCAACTCACGGACAAATTGGAGAGGCTCTCTCCAAAAAAGGTGAGGAATTGAAAACCATGCTGGGAGCGCTTCATCCTAAGCTTTCCGAAGGCTTAGATACGGTCACAAAGGTACTTGAACCCATACAGAAGCAACTGATGGATAAAGGGCAGCAGGTTATGAACGCTGTAAAACCAGGTGGCCCCTCCAGAGGTTAACTTCCCAGATTCTGCCATCTTGCCGCATTCTCATGCGTCATACGCGCAGTAATATGCATTATGCCATCCTGCTCCTCATGCGCCAATACCGTGGCATGGCGGTAAAGCCAGGCGAGTTTCTCCCCTTCCGCAGCCGGAATATCCAGCGTCAGCACCGTCATAAACAACGCGCTCAGCCGCTCATCCAACCGCTCCAGTAATTGGTCTACGCCTGCCCCTGTCAGCGCAGAAACAGCAATTCCAGCACCTTCAGGCGGTGTTTCCAGCAGGTCGATCTTATTCCAGACCTCCACCATATTGGAAGCCAGCGTTTCCTCATCCAGCAAACCACCCAGCACCTGCATGACGTCATCTTTTTGCTCGGTGCTGTCCGGATGCGAAATATCGCGCACATGCAGCAGAAGATCGGCCTCCCGCACCTCTTCCAGCGTCGCGCGGAATGCCGCCACCAGCTCATGCGGCAGGTCGGAAACGAACCCCACCGTATCTGAAAGCATGACTTCCAGCCCTGAAGGCAG
Proteins encoded in this window:
- a CDS encoding efflux transporter outer membrane subunit; this encodes MQHPIRKKRSLSLLATSALALCLALPGCKVGPDYHKPNDPLPIGWKQQLGDSKPAAEHKQEPTLDKQALAQLQWWKKFNDPVLDGLIEKGLQQNLDLQIAKARIQEARAALRSAKSDLLPSVDAMASGMREGNQIAFGKTSFPKPFNIFQTGFDASWELDLFGKSRRAIESAFALFGAEHAYNDEVRVSTLAEIARTYMDIRRYQAQVAIAQQSVKAQEETLKIQKDLYAAGSIPETGVIPAQARLMQQQFQVLYYQNLLTTSEYAMDLLLAEQPGTAHGLVAEVKPIPVADKNIVLAAPAEVIANRPDVREAERKFASSVAEIGVAKAQLFPNISISGFFGFLSTTTDKLVSAPNKSWNVGGNLLWPVFNYGHVVTGIETAKAQKNEALATYKKSVIAALVDVESTLSAYTKQEASREYMDGIVKQDAHAADIAQAKYKDGVTSMAEPLEAQQTLYSAQSQLADATANSAQDFIAVYKSLGGGWQEPPKEPAKPQESTQKQEKQPETLKTPAPAPKK